Below is a window of Armatimonadota bacterium DNA.
GCCCGTGGCGGTGGTGGCGCCGGAGCACGAGCGCAGCGCCACGGGGCACGCCATCACCCTGCACAAGCCGCTGCGCGCCGTGCGCCTGGCCCTTCCCGGGCTGGACGCGCCCGTGTGGGCCACCAACGGCACGCCAGCGGACTGCGTCGTCCTCGGGGTCCTCGACCTCCTGCCGCA
It encodes the following:
- a CDS encoding 5'/3'-nucleotidase SurE; this translates as MTVLITNDDGIASPGMHALARALAAVMPVAVVAPEHERSATGHAITLHKPLRAVRLALPGLDAPVWATNGTPADCVVLGVLDLLP